The Apis mellifera strain DH4 linkage group LG8, Amel_HAv3.1, whole genome shotgun sequence genome contains a region encoding:
- the LOC726359 gene encoding protein SMG8, producing MRPQKFRLPCNIESFVHTDKKVVIVSVFGKSQYCAKGCKTNMLSSILQVSLLDEPEVDKESFCEIEGYYDSKDRTIYLHLRGLLDTHTLLMEYDKFIEQQDCKDFLSIWAHMRDKYARALLVLFHISHVIILTHPTHTFDYSYVHLFRAMDIVRQKVSPQLSDVLSCIYSLPKDWISNVRPCSPRVLFYFETCPAVFQDPTSGANIKKLEHSLEDQIYQVLRKNRIVTNISSNSLFAIPANQEFVYVHTGTTESRDILGYMAKKLIQSCKVSSGGSTSRSLASQDSNIQIDNTDTEIRSFRSFLQQHINLAFARGFDDNVGRHSIPAYFEIPNVTIFCEVVNKIYDYFIHGTDKELLTLHSLLDTDVKFSKSRCSKVLPRALQTYQENLPQHYTRAYHETKLAHAMAVFEMHARGPLFEEFSEKLQTECEKHWRSGRQMCEVLSLTGNPCTNPIHRGGSEGAGGGEQTEQRDNDNDLPIREHCSGVRYICACNCGRCQGSREDPFSLRQANYDYFQILAKQCGCAQLENIQFPVFQPSTHNYRPAQLFSTKRKDSFSHGESSQGNTQACSLGVNTLNDDIRTPYGSGGQSPPTSETNEDVPKLSSKTSLTPSDAHKVVIEVSDSDAENAKEKSLVRQPSTTEYLPGMLHTESPAGLLPQFSSWSLVCLGPSSLYSHNLGLQHQAGVLSTSAFLLPWDVTVRLEHQKERGSLWPTISDHGSHGYCPRGKNFQNMNTIRSRKSKGGKEFVVKIFVGVEYECPRGHRFMASAPDKVLKATGNGIVKDSGNKVTSSTADMPLYFPCPCRQTKPLIAQLMRIHVVTPKAPVHVTLNPRVQPGPPPCPIFITGCDEPIKLSQSAYWVLRLPYVYMDEKGPYLAPKEPVPTSHGRLLAGMYGISEVLPEKK from the exons atgcgACCGCAGAAATTTCGACTTCCATGTAATATAGAAAG ttttgtaCACACAGATAAAAAAGTAGTGATTGTATCTGTGTTTGGAAAATCACAATATTGTGCAAAAGGATGCAAAACCAATATGCTCAGTTCCATTCTACAAGTGAGCCTCCTGGATGAACCAGAAGTGGATAAAGAATCAttt TGTGAGATTGAAGGATATTATGATTCTAAAGATAGaactatatatttacatttaagagGATTATTAGATACTCATACTCTTTTAAtggaatatgataaatttatagaacaaCAGGACTGTAAAGACTTTCTTAGTATATGGGCACATATGAGAGATAAATATGCAAGAGCACTACTTGTTTTGTTTCATATATCACATGTTATTATTCTTACTCATCCAACTCATACATTTGATTATAGTTATGTACACTTATTCAGAGCTATGGATATTGTAAG acAAAAAGTTTCACCACAACTTTCTGATGTCTTAAGTTGTATTTATAGTTTACCTAAAGATTGGATATCAAATGTAAGACCCTGCTCTCCacgagttttattttattttgaaacttgTCCTGCAGTATTTCAAGATCCTACTAGTGGAgctaatatcaaaaaattagaacATTCTTTGGAAGATCAAATATATCAAGTATTGAGAAAAAATCGTATAGTGACTAATATTAG ttCAAATTCATTGTTTGCAATTCCTGCAAACCAAGAATTTGTGTATGTACACACGGGGACAACTGAATCCAGAGATATTTTGGGTTATATGGCGAAAAAACTCATACAAAGTTGCAAAGTTAGTTCTGGAGGAAGTACTTCTAGAAGTTTAGCGAGTCAAGATTCCAATATTCAAATAGATAATACAGATACTG AAATTCGTTCCTTTAGATCATTTCTACAACAGCACATAAACTTAGCTTTTGCGAGAGGTTTCGATGATAATGTTGGAAGACATTCTATACCTGCCTATTTTGAG ATACCTAATGTCACAATATTCTGCGAAGTAGTAAACaaaatatacgattatttCATCCATGGAACAGATAAAGAATTACTAACTTTGCATAGCTTATTAGATACTGATGTAAAATTCAGTAAAAGCAGATGTAGTAAAGTACTTCCACGAGCTCTTCAGACTTATCAAGAAAATCTACCTCAACATTATACAag aGCATATCATGAGACAAAACTAGCTCATGCAATGGCAGTTTTTGAGATGCATGCAAGAGGTCCTCTATTTGAAGAGTTCAGTGAAAAGTTACAGACTGAATGTGAAAAACATTGGAGATCTGGCAGGCAAATGTGTGAAGTATTGTCTTTGACAGGGAATCCTTGTACGAATCCTATACATAGAGGTGGAAGTGAAGGTGCTGGTGGAGGAGAACAAACGGAACAAAGAGATAATGATAA tGATCTACCAATCAGAGAACATTGCAGTGGCGTTCGATATATTTGTGCTTGTAATTGTGGTCGTTGTCAAGGTTCAAGAGAAGATCCATTTAGTTTAAGACAAGCCAATTATGATTACTTTCAAATATTAGCCAAACAATGTGGCTGTGCACAATTGGAGAACATACAATTTCCGGTTTTCCAACCAAGTACACATAATTACAg ACCAGCACAATTGTTTTCTACTAAACGAAAAGATTCTTTTAGTCACGGAGAGTCGTCTCAAGGAAATACTCAGGCTTGTAGCTTAGGAGTTAATACTTTAAATG atgataTTCGAACACCATATGGAAGTGGAGGTCAGTCACCTCCAACAAGCGAAACTAACGAAGATGTTCCTAAACTTAGTAGTAAAACTAGTTTAACACCTAGCGATGCGCATAAAGTTGTTATCGAAGTATCGGATAGTGATGCAGAAAATGCAAaag AGAAATCTCTGGTCAGGCAACCTTCAACAACGGAATATCTACCAGGAATGTTGCATACAGAATCACCAGCTGGTTTACTACCACAATTTTCCAGTTGGTCTTTAGTTTGTCTTGGTCCAAGTAGTTTATATTCTCACAATTTGGGTTTACAACATCAAGCTGGTGTTTTATCTACTTCTGCCTTTCTTTTACCTTGGGATGTTACAGTaag atTAGAACATCAGAAAGAAAGAGGTTCTCTGTGGCCAACTATAAGTGATCATGGATCTCATGGCTATTGTCccagaggaaaaaattttcaaaatatgaataCTATACGTAGTCGAAAATCAAAAGGTGGAAAAGAATttgtagtaaaaatatttgtaggaGTAGAATACGAATGTCCGCGAGGACATAGGTTCATGGCATCCGCACCAGATAAGGTTTTGAAAGCTACCGGAAATGGAATTGTAAAAGATAGTGGAAATAAAGTTACATCCAGTACTGCAGATATGCCACTTTATTTTCCATGTCCTTGCAG acaaACAAAACCTTTAATTGCTCAATTAATGAGAATTCATGTGGTAACACCAAAAGCACCTGTTCATGTTACATTAAATCCTAGGGTACAACCTGGACCCCCACCTtgtccaatttttattactggTTGTGACGAACCAATAAAATTGTCACAAAGTGCCTACTGGGTCTTAAGATTACC atatgtatatatggatGAAAAGGGACCATATTTAGCGCCAAAAGAACCCGTTCCAACATCACATGGAAGATTATTAGCGGGAATGTACGGAATTAGCGAAGTACttccagaaaaaaaataa